The proteins below are encoded in one region of Drosophila santomea strain STO CAGO 1482 chromosome 2R, Prin_Dsan_1.1, whole genome shotgun sequence:
- the LOC120446744 gene encoding dynein regulatory complex protein 8 isoform X2, with product MNNDLEKRISDAFCVFDHHGDKFIDVREVGTVLRLLGCVPTEEEVNEVISATESEETSGEVHLTKFLPHVSQLLMERKMEPAPPEKILQAFKILDPENKGYLTKESFGKLMMEEGEPFTQEEMDEMWPVAIDPISGHIPYEFYLNQLMVYL from the exons A TGAACAACGACTTGGAGAAACGCATTTCGGATGCATTTTGTGTGTTCGATCATCATGGCGACAAGTTCATCGATGTCAGAGAAGTGGGCACTGTGCTCAGACTACTGGGCTGTGTTCCCACCGAGGAGGAGGTGAACGAAGTTATTTCGGCCACAGAATCGGAGGAGACCAGTGGCGAAGTGCATTTGACCAAATTCCTGCCACACGTCTCGCAACTTCTCATGGAAAGAAA AATGGAACCCGCTCCGCCAGAGAAAATTCTGCAGGCCTTTAAGATCTTGGATCCGGAGAACAAGGGCTATCTCACCAAGGAGAGCTTTGGCAAACTGATGATGGAGGAGGGCGAGCCCTTCACCCAGGAGGAAATGGATGAGATGTGGCCGGTGGCCATAGATCCAATTAGCGGACACATACCCTATGAGTTCTACCTGAACCAGCTTATG GTCTATCTGTAA
- the LOC120446744 gene encoding dynein regulatory complex protein 8 isoform X1 — MDMDLNNDLEKRISDAFCVFDHHGDKFIDVREVGTVLRLLGCVPTEEEVNEVISATESEETSGEVHLTKFLPHVSQLLMERKMEPAPPEKILQAFKILDPENKGYLTKESFGKLMMEEGEPFTQEEMDEMWPVAIDPISGHIPYEFYLNQLMVYL; from the exons ATGGATATGGATT TGAACAACGACTTGGAGAAACGCATTTCGGATGCATTTTGTGTGTTCGATCATCATGGCGACAAGTTCATCGATGTCAGAGAAGTGGGCACTGTGCTCAGACTACTGGGCTGTGTTCCCACCGAGGAGGAGGTGAACGAAGTTATTTCGGCCACAGAATCGGAGGAGACCAGTGGCGAAGTGCATTTGACCAAATTCCTGCCACACGTCTCGCAACTTCTCATGGAAAGAAA AATGGAACCCGCTCCGCCAGAGAAAATTCTGCAGGCCTTTAAGATCTTGGATCCGGAGAACAAGGGCTATCTCACCAAGGAGAGCTTTGGCAAACTGATGATGGAGGAGGGCGAGCCCTTCACCCAGGAGGAAATGGATGAGATGTGGCCGGTGGCCATAGATCCAATTAGCGGACACATACCCTATGAGTTCTACCTGAACCAGCTTATG GTCTATCTGTAA